A genome region from candidate division KSB1 bacterium includes the following:
- a CDS encoding HigA family addiction module antitoxin has protein sequence MSNKKIPPIHPGEILFEEFLKPMGLSQNKIALDIRVPTCRINEIILGKRRITPDTALRLAKYFHMSPQFWLGLQMDYDLDTAEDQYAEKIEKEVQEYQEAV, from the coding sequence ATGAGTAACAAGAAAATACCTCCCATACATCCCGGAGAGATATTATTCGAGGAATTTCTTAAGCCGATGGGATTAAGCCAAAATAAAATTGCTCTTGATATTCGTGTACCAACTTGCCGAATAAACGAAATCATATTAGGTAAACGAAGAATTACGCCTGATACTGCTCTAAGATTAGCAAAATATTTTCACATGTCTCCACAGTTTTGGCTTGGTCTTCAAATGGATTATGATTTAGATACTGCTGAAGATCAATATGCAGAGAAAATTGAAAAAGAAGTTCAAGAGTATCAAGAAGCTGTATAG
- a CDS encoding DUF5677 domain-containing protein, with protein MTDDQESPLDEFIGSYCSNVVEGLESRWNAHTLEIYKNEISEAIWGLTSRQATLGLEMARNPGIWNPHVAPIILRAMIDVHITLAWIINDPEDRSRDYIRFGLGQGKLYLEYLQNEADQIPEGELDQPLEDIIEMRKSWLNSQLMEWAIEVNVGSWSGKSTREMAQESGCESLYKFAYVPFSGPAHSMWQHVGIYNVAPCQNPLHKNHRMPVLTDFDFLYRSAKYESRTYELLSDKLQLNVAVPLPVDFFFENHPFKGRENEADG; from the coding sequence ATGACTGATGATCAAGAATCTCCGCTGGATGAGTTCATAGGTAGCTATTGCTCGAACGTCGTTGAGGGACTCGAATCTCGGTGGAACGCCCATACGTTAGAGATCTACAAGAACGAAATCTCGGAAGCAATTTGGGGGTTAACTTCGCGCCAAGCTACTCTCGGCTTGGAAATGGCGCGCAATCCCGGAATTTGGAATCCTCATGTCGCGCCTATTATTTTGCGAGCGATGATTGATGTTCACATAACCTTGGCATGGATAATTAATGATCCCGAGGATCGCAGTCGGGACTACATTCGTTTCGGTCTAGGCCAAGGGAAACTCTATCTTGAATACCTGCAGAATGAGGCAGACCAGATTCCGGAGGGCGAACTAGACCAACCTCTGGAGGATATCATTGAAATGCGGAAGTCATGGTTGAACTCTCAGTTGATGGAGTGGGCCATTGAGGTAAACGTTGGTTCTTGGTCCGGAAAATCCACGAGGGAGATGGCCCAGGAATCCGGATGTGAGTCCCTGTACAAGTTTGCGTACGTGCCATTTAGCGGTCCTGCCCACAGCATGTGGCAGCATGTGGGTATCTATAATGTTGCGCCTTGCCAGAACCCACTGCATAAGAACCATCGCATGCCGGTTCTAACTGACTTTGATTTCCTGTATCGCTCTGCAAAGTATGAAAGCCGCACCTACGAGTTATTGAGCGACAAGTTGCAACTCAATGTTGCGGTTCCTTTACCTGTCGATTTTTTCTTTGAAAACCATCCATTTAAAGGGCGCGAAAATGAAGCGGACGGCTAA
- a CDS encoding PIN domain-containing protein — protein sequence MKLIDTNIFLEILLKQDKSEICKKCLDDNIGSINISDFTLHSIGVILSREKKTETFKIFLSDIFPKTNLLSLPKNKYQELIKASINIGLDFDDSYQYCIAKHFQFRLVTMDKDFKKVNDIKVDFL from the coding sequence ATGAAGTTAATTGATACAAATATCTTTTTAGAGATACTTTTGAAACAAGATAAAAGTGAAATATGTAAAAAATGTCTCGATGATAACATTGGTTCAATCAATATATCAGATTTTACACTTCATTCAATAGGAGTTATTTTATCAAGGGAAAAGAAAACTGAAACATTCAAGATTTTTTTATCTGATATTTTTCCCAAAACCAACCTTCTGTCCCTGCCTAAAAATAAATATCAAGAACTTATCAAAGCAAGTATAAATATTGGATTAGACTTTGATGATTCATATCAGTATTGTATAGCAAAACATTTTCAATTTAGACTTGTAACAATGGATAAAGACTTTAAAAAAGTTAATGATATCAAAGTTGATTTTTTATAA
- a CDS encoding DUF92 domain-containing protein, with translation MTFSDWYYLLLFAAGIGVLIFISELLRKTTSWSIEGTRKIVHIAVGLFVASTPFLLNSMYPVLMLGIMFAVLDFIAVRRHWLNGMHSTRRPSYGTVFYPLSIVILTLWLWNSHPLIFINSILIMAVPDALAAMVGEHIARPREYYFGPEKKSVQGSFTMFLSTWVILLIGFFFLSPLFGQHWSTQQILWTAIITAFLATAGEMVSVRGSDNLTVPLISAFSLFYLIAEPLDQRIQFSIGMALALILALISFQLKFLTGGGSVSLLILGTLVFGIGGSTFAIPILAFFVLSSILSKTGKKRKDTLINIFEKSGCRDAGQVLANGGLAGLLVLVWYFTGEQDIYILYITSLAAVTADTWATEIGVLSKRLPRSILTFKQVPLGTSGGITFLGSLGALIGSALIGFIGFLVTSELEFGLSALILVSFAGLIASFVDSLLGITVQSQYQCQVCAKITEKKQHCEVPSVFFKGWHWVNNDTVNLLCAVSGVLLVWIFVTMI, from the coding sequence ATGACATTTTCCGACTGGTATTATCTGCTTCTGTTCGCTGCGGGCATCGGTGTACTGATATTTATTTCCGAACTATTGCGTAAAACCACATCCTGGTCCATTGAAGGCACACGCAAGATCGTCCATATCGCGGTGGGACTCTTTGTTGCCTCCACTCCTTTTTTACTAAACAGTATGTACCCCGTGTTGATGCTGGGAATTATGTTCGCTGTTCTGGATTTCATTGCGGTCAGGCGTCACTGGCTCAACGGTATGCACTCCACCCGGCGACCCAGTTACGGCACGGTGTTTTATCCACTGTCCATTGTTATTCTGACCCTCTGGCTCTGGAATTCACACCCGCTGATATTCATCAATTCTATACTGATTATGGCCGTTCCCGACGCGCTTGCGGCAATGGTCGGTGAACATATTGCCCGTCCGCGCGAGTATTATTTCGGTCCGGAAAAAAAATCCGTCCAGGGGTCGTTTACCATGTTTTTATCCACATGGGTCATTCTTTTGATCGGATTCTTTTTTTTATCCCCGTTGTTCGGCCAGCATTGGTCGACGCAACAAATTCTCTGGACAGCCATTATCACCGCCTTTCTGGCTACAGCCGGTGAAATGGTATCGGTACGCGGTTCTGACAATCTGACGGTGCCTTTGATTTCCGCCTTTAGCTTATTCTATCTGATTGCCGAGCCCCTTGATCAGCGAATACAATTCTCGATAGGCATGGCCCTGGCTCTGATCCTGGCTCTGATCTCCTTTCAACTGAAATTTTTAACCGGCGGCGGTTCGGTATCCCTGCTTATTCTGGGCACACTCGTTTTTGGAATCGGCGGATCGACCTTTGCGATTCCCATACTCGCTTTTTTTGTCCTCTCAAGTATTCTCTCCAAAACCGGTAAAAAACGCAAAGACACCCTGATCAACATCTTTGAAAAAAGCGGCTGCCGGGATGCCGGACAGGTTCTGGCTAACGGCGGACTGGCGGGTCTGCTCGTGCTCGTCTGGTATTTTACAGGAGAACAGGATATTTATATTCTGTATATCACCTCGCTGGCTGCGGTCACCGCAGATACCTGGGCTACAGAGATCGGCGTCCTCTCCAAACGATTGCCGCGCTCTATCCTGACATTCAAACAAGTCCCGCTCGGCACCTCCGGAGGCATCACGTTTCTGGGTTCGCTGGGCGCCTTGATCGGCTCCGCGCTCATTGGTTTCATCGGTTTTCTGGTGACCTCCGAACTCGAATTCGGTTTATCCGCTTTGATACTGGTTTCATTTGCGGGCCTGATTGCAAGCTTTGTAGACAGTCTGCTGGGAATCACAGTTCAGAGTCAGTACCAGTGTCAGGTTTGCGCCAAGATCACTGAAAAAAAACAGCATTGTGAGGTTCCCTCTGTTTTTTTCAAAGGCTGGCATTGGGTGAATAACGACACAGTCAATCTGCTTTGCGCGGTCTCCGGTGTGCTGCTGGTCTGGATATTTGTTACAATGATTTGA
- a CDS encoding DUF6713 family protein, whose amino-acid sequence MNELVWIYMINAAMLSVHEMDSAYWHEWDLFGLKGGINGFLVIHIPLFVLIFYGFWMLIETNVIGFCISLLLAVCGIGAFVIHMTFLRKGHHGFDTFVSKTILSSILIVSIVQGVLTLLNWNTCC is encoded by the coding sequence ATGAACGAACTTGTCTGGATTTATATGATCAATGCAGCGATGCTGAGCGTACACGAGATGGATTCTGCCTATTGGCATGAATGGGATCTGTTTGGACTCAAAGGCGGCATCAACGGATTTCTGGTGATCCATATACCACTGTTTGTCTTGATTTTCTACGGATTTTGGATGCTGATTGAAACGAATGTTATCGGCTTTTGCATTTCACTGCTGCTGGCCGTATGCGGAATCGGTGCGTTTGTGATTCACATGACATTTCTGCGTAAAGGCCATCATGGATTTGATACATTTGTATCCAAAACAATTCTAAGCAGCATCCTGATTGTTTCAATCGTCCAGGGCGTGCTGACCCTTTTAAACTGGAACACGTGTTGTTGA
- a CDS encoding outer membrane lipoprotein-sorting protein — MKYILSTLLVISILPLQAQNMSADSIIHRVNDLINQNSSQAEVSMTISTSSGDKRTFEYNMYTKNQGEKTLIEYTAPRRIQGQKMLMLNHADDIWLYFTRTRRVRKLASHARKQNFRGSDFTHEDMGGSNAFIDDFDAEKLPDEEKRDMDCYKLRLTRKPGAGSGYAKLVMWVNKDNMMPVVIDYYDKDNPDRIAKTLKQYDIKTIDDIPTPTRMVMINHNDDSKTVMQMHGIEYNIKLDNTLFTERGLKR; from the coding sequence ATGAAATACATACTATCCACATTACTGGTCATCAGTATCCTTCCCCTGCAGGCACAAAACATGAGCGCGGATTCGATCATCCATCGTGTCAACGATCTAATCAACCAGAATTCCTCTCAAGCCGAGGTCAGCATGACCATCAGCACAAGTTCCGGCGACAAGCGCACCTTTGAATACAATATGTACACCAAAAACCAGGGCGAAAAAACCCTGATCGAATACACGGCGCCGCGGCGCATTCAGGGTCAAAAAATGCTCATGCTCAATCACGCCGATGATATCTGGCTGTATTTCACCCGCACCCGCCGGGTGCGTAAACTGGCATCGCACGCCAGAAAACAGAATTTCCGCGGCAGCGATTTTACGCATGAAGATATGGGCGGCAGCAACGCATTTATCGACGATTTTGACGCAGAGAAACTGCCGGACGAAGAAAAACGCGACATGGACTGTTACAAGCTGCGTCTCACCCGTAAACCGGGCGCCGGGTCCGGATACGCCAAACTGGTCATGTGGGTGAACAAGGACAATATGATGCCTGTTGTTATTGATTACTATGATAAAGACAATCCGGATCGCATTGCCAAAACCCTGAAACAATATGATATCAAAACCATTGACGACATCCCCACCCCCACGCGTATGGTCATGATCAACCACAATGACGATTCCAAAACGGTGATGCAAATGCATGGTATCGAATACAATATCAAACTGGACAACACTCTGTTCACAGAAAGAGGATTGAAACGATGA
- a CDS encoding helix-turn-helix domain-containing protein encodes MRESIKEAIGDTIQDLIKNGIKTSFTEKELKELGIKIPDIEINARDIQRIREKTNLSQTVFAKVLNVSPSSVRQWEQGKRKPTGSTKVLLEILEKHPSILDYRISSHRNPKA; translated from the coding sequence ATGAGAGAATCAATCAAAGAAGCGATCGGAGATACGATCCAAGATTTAATAAAAAATGGGATAAAGACATCCTTTACGGAAAAAGAATTAAAAGAACTTGGGATCAAGATACCCGATATTGAAATAAATGCTCGAGATATTCAGAGAATCCGAGAGAAGACAAATTTAAGCCAAACAGTTTTTGCAAAAGTATTGAATGTGAGTCCGTCATCTGTGAGGCAGTGGGAGCAGGGAAAACGAAAACCGACGGGATCGACTAAAGTGCTCTTAGAAATATTGGAAAAGCATCCGTCGATTCTCGACTATAGGATTTCATCCCATCGAAATCCCAAAGCCTAA
- a CDS encoding type II toxin-antitoxin system RelE/ParE family toxin: MLKLKTKWFNKWAGKNSIPDSSLLEALENLAGNLSTFNLGGGLYKVRTRRKGRGKSGGYRTIIAYKEMDKAIFIYGFSKNERDNLDKDELYSFKKLAKDLLQLSHDEYKRQEKLGNFFRLEE; this comes from the coding sequence ATGCTCAAACTGAAGACGAAATGGTTTAACAAATGGGCCGGGAAAAATTCAATTCCCGACAGTTCGCTGCTTGAAGCCTTGGAAAATCTTGCCGGAAATCTCAGCACTTTCAATTTAGGAGGAGGGTTATACAAAGTCCGAACAAGAAGGAAGGGGCGGGGAAAAAGCGGCGGCTACAGAACGATTATCGCATATAAAGAAATGGACAAAGCTATATTTATTTATGGATTTTCGAAAAATGAACGCGATAACTTGGATAAAGACGAATTGTACAGTTTCAAAAAGTTGGCCAAAGATTTATTGCAATTGAGTCATGATGAATATAAACGACAGGAGAAATTAGGCAATTTCTTCCGTCTAGAGGAGTAA
- a CDS encoding transcriptional regulator: MISDLTQQLNKVFHDRVRLAIMSTLVATEEEKSFSELVDMLDLTRGNLSVHARVLEKHGYIEIKKAFVDNKPKTTFKATKAGRDAFEQYITLLEQIIKGIQS; encoded by the coding sequence ATGATTTCAGACCTGACACAACAATTAAACAAGGTTTTTCATGACCGGGTGCGCCTGGCCATCATGTCCACGCTGGTTGCGACTGAAGAGGAAAAAAGCTTTTCCGAATTGGTCGACATGCTCGATTTGACCCGCGGCAATCTCAGCGTTCATGCCAGGGTACTGGAAAAACACGGGTATATTGAAATAAAAAAAGCATTTGTGGACAACAAGCCTAAAACCACATTTAAAGCCACAAAAGCCGGACGCGATGCATTTGAACAATACATCACCCTTTTGGAACAAATCATTAAAGGAATTCAATCATGA
- a CDS encoding MMPL family transporter, giving the protein MRDRLLKKLASAHARHPGRMLVLVVLLTLVFGYLSAQLSVTMRWSDLLPENDPRTVQFNKIVKEFSTSTNLVVVVQGPEERIKQFSDELAPKITALVDSSQNERIRSDIKSLQKALAEPNNSQHRDQLLEQIKSKQAKLDEPLFKRVDYKLDMDFIRNHGLMLLDEADLKNMKDQFYDPNLPGLLTHINDAMEKEYVRREESISSREKEDNAVMFLDGLNQLVAMLTNTARSGSTRAVEKSVEKLLYGDPYMISYDERALVMLAIPNFSMTDMQKLIDGTNAVQAELEHMLPDYPDVNAGLSGFVAIAHDEMVYSQKSLNYTSVIALIAILMMLIISFRMLAAPMLALLSLLIGSVWAVGTAAVVVGQLNIMTQMMIVILFGLGIDFAIHLISGFTEWRGAGESIEESMQQTFLKSGKGVITGGLTTACAFLTLVIAHSRGMEEMGLVTGFGLLAMLIETFLLLPALLVLRERRLERRNKRTRTRDLSFQFLGRTGNGLAGRYRFTLIAAVVVTALLGWTASLITFDHNYMNIEPEGLESIALQDTILKKFDLSLDYAMILAPNPDSSRRVSEAAEDMGSVAMTEDISRYLPSTEDQTQRIPHLNDIRQNIQDTRIQSGLSGSDMQTLETQLERLEMNIIEMQDMAFLGGQAKVDNKCDEIVGDPEAENPQNKITDLLTYIQEHPEPVQSAWSRVQNQFAPLYKQRVLRMSSTDSIKLSMLPEDILDRYSNDSRDQFLVTAYPAANVWKDAQFLKRFVDDLEYVTPKATGMPPIFLALIEVIGRDGRHALMLTLVIVFFLLWLDFGKPRYALMAMTPLAVGLIWMVGFMVLTGQQFTVMNVMGLPMILGIGIDDGVHLIHRWLHEGKGRLYTVFASTGKAILLTSLTTMLAFGSLVFSVWRGFAQLGAALTVGVAACFLTSVVMLSGILGWIEKRKN; this is encoded by the coding sequence GTGAGAGACCGATTATTGAAAAAACTTGCCTCCGCGCATGCCCGCCACCCCGGACGCATGCTCGTTCTGGTCGTATTGCTGACGCTGGTGTTCGGGTACCTGAGCGCCCAACTCAGCGTCACCATGCGCTGGTCCGATCTGCTGCCCGAAAACGATCCGCGCACCGTGCAGTTTAATAAAATCGTAAAAGAATTTTCAACGTCCACCAATCTTGTGGTGGTGGTTCAGGGGCCTGAAGAGCGCATCAAACAATTCAGTGATGAGCTGGCTCCGAAAATCACCGCGCTTGTTGATTCTTCACAAAATGAACGTATCCGTTCGGATATAAAAAGTCTACAGAAAGCACTGGCGGAACCGAACAATTCTCAACACCGGGATCAACTGCTGGAACAAATAAAAAGCAAACAGGCGAAACTGGACGAGCCGTTGTTCAAACGTGTGGATTACAAACTCGATATGGATTTTATCCGTAACCATGGTTTGATGCTGCTCGATGAAGCTGACCTGAAAAACATGAAAGATCAGTTTTATGACCCGAATCTGCCCGGATTGCTCACCCATATCAATGACGCCATGGAAAAAGAGTATGTGCGCCGCGAGGAATCCATTTCCAGCCGTGAAAAAGAAGACAATGCCGTGATGTTTCTGGACGGACTGAATCAGCTGGTGGCTATGTTGACAAACACGGCACGTTCCGGTTCCACCCGGGCAGTGGAAAAAAGCGTAGAGAAACTGCTCTACGGCGATCCCTATATGATCTCTTATGATGAGAGGGCCCTGGTCATGCTCGCCATCCCCAATTTCAGCATGACGGATATGCAGAAACTGATCGACGGCACCAACGCCGTCCAGGCGGAACTCGAGCATATGCTGCCGGATTATCCGGACGTGAACGCCGGTTTGAGCGGATTCGTCGCCATTGCTCATGATGAAATGGTGTACAGCCAGAAAAGTTTGAACTATACTTCGGTCATTGCCCTCATTGCTATTTTAATGATGCTCATCATTTCTTTCCGCATGTTGGCGGCTCCGATGTTAGCGCTGCTGAGCCTGCTCATCGGCTCGGTCTGGGCGGTCGGCACGGCCGCGGTGGTGGTCGGACAATTGAATATCATGACCCAAATGATGATCGTCATTTTGTTCGGACTGGGTATCGACTTTGCCATTCACCTCATCTCGGGCTTTACAGAATGGCGCGGCGCGGGAGAATCCATTGAAGAATCCATGCAGCAGACGTTTTTGAAAAGCGGCAAAGGGGTCATTACCGGCGGATTGACCACGGCCTGCGCGTTCCTCACCCTCGTCATCGCCCACTCGCGCGGTATGGAGGAAATGGGTCTGGTCACCGGATTCGGACTGCTGGCCATGCTGATCGAGACCTTTTTGCTGCTGCCTGCGCTGTTGGTCCTGAGAGAACGGCGTCTGGAGCGCAGAAACAAACGCACTCGAACCCGCGATCTCTCGTTTCAATTCCTCGGCCGCACCGGCAATGGCCTGGCCGGGCGCTATCGTTTCACACTGATTGCAGCCGTTGTGGTTACCGCTCTTTTGGGATGGACCGCTTCTCTGATCACATTTGATCATAATTATATGAATATTGAACCGGAGGGTCTGGAATCTATTGCCCTGCAGGACACCATACTAAAAAAATTCGATCTCAGTCTGGATTATGCCATGATCCTGGCCCCGAATCCGGATTCATCGCGACGCGTCTCCGAGGCAGCTGAGGATATGGGAAGCGTCGCCATGACAGAAGATATTTCGCGTTACCTGCCGTCAACAGAAGATCAAACGCAGCGCATTCCGCACCTTAACGACATTCGGCAAAACATACAGGACACACGCATACAGTCCGGTCTCTCCGGCAGCGATATGCAGACGCTTGAGACTCAGCTCGAACGGCTGGAAATGAACATTATCGAGATGCAGGACATGGCGTTTTTGGGCGGACAGGCCAAAGTCGATAACAAATGCGACGAGATTGTCGGTGACCCGGAAGCGGAAAATCCTCAAAACAAAATCACAGACCTGCTGACGTACATACAAGAGCATCCCGAACCCGTCCAGTCCGCCTGGAGCCGGGTTCAGAATCAGTTTGCTCCCTTGTACAAACAGCGCGTACTGCGCATGAGTTCAACCGATTCGATCAAACTGAGCATGCTGCCTGAGGACATCCTGGACCGTTACAGCAATGACAGCCGCGATCAATTTTTAGTCACCGCCTATCCCGCTGCCAATGTCTGGAAGGATGCTCAGTTCCTAAAGCGCTTTGTCGATGATCTGGAATATGTAACTCCCAAAGCAACCGGCATGCCGCCGATTTTCCTCGCACTCATCGAGGTGATCGGGCGGGACGGCCGACATGCGCTGATGCTGACCCTGGTGATCGTCTTTTTCCTGCTCTGGCTGGATTTCGGCAAGCCCCGGTATGCGTTAATGGCTATGACCCCTCTCGCCGTCGGATTAATCTGGATGGTCGGGTTTATGGTGTTGACCGGTCAGCAATTCACCGTCATGAATGTCATGGGCCTGCCTATGATCCTGGGCATCGGCATTGATGACGGCGTGCATTTGATTCATCGCTGGCTGCATGAAGGCAAGGGCCGACTCTACACCGTATTTGCCAGTACCGGTAAGGCCATCCTGTTGACGTCATTGACCACCATGCTGGCATTCGGCTCTCTGGTGTTTTCCGTCTGGCGCGGATTCGCGCAGCTCGGCGCCGCCCTGACGGTCGGTGTGGCCGCCTGTTTTTTGACCAGTGTGGTGATGCTTTCGGGTATCCTGGGATGGATTGAGAAACGCAAAAACTAA
- a CDS encoding alpha-L-fucosidase, producing MIRQLIRLTIAVLFAVPTFAQEPASAEHLRKDFLTWKFGMFIHFNMATYHNCEWALGYEDPATFKPEKLDCNQWAEAAASAGMKYAVLTVKHTGGWCLWDSKQTKTHAMSAFPHYKNGKGDIVREFVKACRKHNLKVGLYYCFPSNFGVPKNKRPLNGLPPEAEGDPISFIKKQLTELFTDYGQIDLLWCDQYQFNIREHWQEIVKHVKALQPNCIVIANNSLDLKETDIYSYEYPWLKTKRRRALPPEDNETPSEVCDKMGPAWFWKARENASNIKSAEQVVKMARLCNSRKANYLLNVAPDKSGLIPVYSLERLKEIGSLLNIKEPQRSGPQTDDK from the coding sequence ATGATACGACAACTGATTCGACTGACGATTGCAGTACTTTTCGCAGTTCCAACTTTTGCCCAGGAACCTGCTTCCGCCGAACATCTGCGCAAGGACTTTCTCACATGGAAGTTCGGGATGTTTATCCACTTCAACATGGCTACTTACCATAATTGCGAGTGGGCTCTCGGATACGAAGACCCCGCAACCTTCAAGCCGGAGAAACTGGACTGTAACCAGTGGGCCGAAGCTGCCGCTTCGGCAGGAATGAAATACGCTGTTCTGACAGTTAAGCACACCGGCGGATGGTGTCTCTGGGACAGCAAACAGACAAAGACCCACGCCATGTCGGCTTTTCCCCATTACAAAAATGGAAAAGGCGATATCGTGCGCGAGTTTGTTAAAGCCTGCCGCAAGCATAACTTAAAAGTGGGGCTCTACTACTGCTTTCCGAGCAACTTTGGAGTTCCAAAAAACAAGAGGCCGCTCAATGGGCTGCCGCCTGAAGCCGAGGGTGATCCCATTTCTTTCATCAAGAAGCAACTGACTGAACTCTTCACCGATTACGGGCAGATCGATCTCCTTTGGTGCGATCAGTATCAGTTCAACATCCGAGAGCATTGGCAGGAAATCGTAAAGCACGTCAAGGCTCTCCAGCCCAACTGTATCGTGATCGCAAACAACAGCCTAGATCTCAAGGAGACGGATATTTACAGCTACGAGTATCCCTGGCTCAAAACAAAACGGCGCAGGGCGCTACCGCCGGAGGACAACGAGACTCCATCGGAGGTCTGTGACAAGATGGGCCCTGCCTGGTTCTGGAAGGCCAGGGAAAACGCATCAAATATCAAAAGCGCGGAGCAGGTGGTGAAGATGGCAAGACTGTGCAACAGTCGAAAAGCCAACTACCTTTTGAATGTCGCACCTGATAAATCAGGCCTCATTCCGGTCTATTCTCTGGAGCGGTTGAAGGAGATCGGGAGTCTGCTGAATATAAAAGAGCCACAACGGTCAGGGCCTCAGACAGACGACAAATGA
- a CDS encoding DUF2281 domain-containing protein, whose protein sequence is MNAYDIGNKIEKLPDHVIGEINDFVDFLLNKYGSKKIESDKFNFDWEGQLSHLKSKYSSVELQHKAMEWR, encoded by the coding sequence ATGAATGCTTATGATATTGGTAACAAAATTGAAAAATTACCCGATCATGTGATAGGTGAAATAAATGATTTTGTTGACTTTTTGTTGAACAAATATGGCTCAAAAAAAATCGAAAGTGATAAATTTAATTTTGATTGGGAAGGTCAATTATCACATTTGAAATCAAAGTATTCATCTGTTGAATTACAACATAAAGCCATGGAATGGCGATAA
- a CDS encoding type II toxin-antitoxin system RelE/ParE family toxin, which translates to MIKSFKCKETNKIFNREYSKKLPHNIQKVAFSKLRIINRAYILNDLKMPPGNRLELLHGDREGQYSIRINNQWRIWFKWIDHDAIDVEIVDYH; encoded by the coding sequence ATGATAAAATCATTTAAATGTAAAGAAACAAATAAAATATTCAATCGAGAATATTCAAAAAAGTTGCCACATAATATCCAGAAAGTCGCTTTTAGTAAGCTGCGAATAATTAACAGAGCATATATATTAAATGATTTGAAAATGCCTCCAGGTAATAGGCTTGAATTATTGCATGGGGATCGTGAGGGCCAATACAGTATCAGAATAAATAATCAATGGAGAATTTGGTTTAAATGGATTGATCATGATGCAATTGATGTCGAAATTGTTGATTACCATTAA